One part of the Aurantibacillus circumpalustris genome encodes these proteins:
- a CDS encoding OmpA family protein: MKNITKLTLAAVAVLTFCVSGFSQKALVKADEAFDARQYYLAAQLYKNAYSSVDKAKKGLVLYRSGLCSQRINDYRAAEAYYNKSIAAGFDDPNVYFQLAQILKNLQKYPEAIVEFKNYKSKGGDSKKADLGVKSCELAQQWMDNPMRYKTENISLVNSKNRDYAPCFSDKKYKTIVISSNREGALGSQDANTGYPKGDLWESKLDKNGKWSTPVLLPPSVSTDVNEGRAWVSKKGDMIFFTRCPEEKGMENQCGLFMAKKQGSTWGVPERLPFSNDTITFAHPTLSADNKTLYFTSNLKGGYGKLDIWSCTYDPRSNSWGQPKNAGPTVNTEGMEVYPALTDDGKKLYFSSDFHPGLGGLDIFLAEIGPDGKTSKPVENLKYPINSSYDDFGIVFEGRKNRGYFTSNREGGKGDDDIWSFSLPPLVFNAKGNVFSEGDPNTGKGKAETVEAVKVKMVGSDGSITEAMTGKDGAYAFKLKERTTYSVSTETSKSSKSPSYSKDGYLSSKDLRVFTTVGLDQSQDFSADFAVKPIVPNPRMPEVRYELGDYKLLADSKDSLNYLFDLMTDNPSTVVELNSHTDTRGSAVSNMTLSAARAQSCVDFLVKEKGINPKRLIAKGYGLTQPIIADAVIAKEPSKEGKEALHAKNRRTSFKILSFDFVDPNASKNPVKPKKATDDEDEDEE; the protein is encoded by the coding sequence ATGAAAAACATTACCAAGCTTACTTTAGCAGCTGTAGCTGTTTTAACTTTCTGTGTATCAGGATTTTCGCAAAAAGCCTTAGTAAAAGCCGATGAGGCTTTTGACGCTAGGCAGTACTATTTGGCAGCTCAACTATACAAAAACGCATATAGTTCTGTAGATAAAGCTAAGAAAGGGCTAGTACTATATAGATCTGGACTTTGCAGCCAACGTATCAATGATTACAGAGCCGCAGAGGCCTATTACAATAAGTCGATTGCTGCTGGTTTCGATGATCCAAATGTTTATTTTCAACTTGCTCAGATTCTCAAAAATCTTCAAAAATATCCTGAGGCTATAGTGGAGTTCAAAAACTACAAATCTAAGGGCGGTGATTCTAAAAAAGCCGATCTTGGCGTAAAATCATGTGAATTAGCGCAGCAGTGGATGGATAATCCAATGCGCTACAAAACAGAAAATATTTCTTTGGTGAACTCTAAAAATAGAGATTACGCACCTTGTTTTAGCGATAAAAAATACAAAACCATCGTTATTTCTTCTAACAGAGAAGGGGCTTTGGGAAGTCAGGATGCAAACACTGGTTATCCAAAAGGAGATCTTTGGGAATCAAAATTAGATAAAAACGGAAAATGGTCAACACCAGTTTTATTACCTCCTTCAGTTTCAACCGACGTGAATGAAGGTAGAGCTTGGGTGAGCAAAAAAGGTGATATGATTTTCTTTACACGTTGTCCTGAAGAAAAGGGCATGGAGAACCAATGTGGTTTATTTATGGCTAAAAAACAAGGTAGTACATGGGGTGTTCCTGAACGCTTACCTTTTAGTAATGATACAATTACTTTTGCGCATCCAACTTTATCAGCAGATAACAAAACGCTTTATTTTACTTCCAACCTAAAAGGTGGTTACGGTAAACTTGATATTTGGAGTTGCACATATGATCCAAGAAGTAACTCTTGGGGACAACCTAAAAACGCTGGTCCAACTGTAAATACAGAAGGTATGGAAGTTTATCCTGCGCTTACTGATGATGGAAAAAAATTATATTTCTCTTCAGATTTCCACCCAGGTTTAGGTGGTTTAGATATTTTCCTTGCAGAAATTGGTCCTGATGGAAAAACTAGTAAACCAGTAGAAAACCTAAAATACCCAATTAACTCTTCTTATGATGATTTTGGAATCGTATTTGAAGGTAGAAAAAACAGAGGTTATTTCACTAGTAATCGTGAAGGCGGAAAAGGTGATGATGATATCTGGAGTTTCAGCTTACCACCATTAGTTTTTAATGCAAAAGGTAATGTATTCAGTGAAGGAGATCCTAACACAGGAAAAGGTAAGGCAGAAACTGTTGAAGCTGTTAAGGTAAAAATGGTTGGAAGCGATGGTTCTATTACTGAGGCCATGACAGGAAAAGACGGTGCTTATGCATTCAAATTAAAAGAAAGAACAACTTATAGTGTTTCCACTGAAACAAGTAAATCGTCTAAATCACCTTCTTATTCGAAAGATGGTTATTTATCAAGTAAGGATTTACGTGTTTTCACTACAGTTGGTTTAGATCAGTCTCAGGACTTTTCTGCTGATTTTGCTGTAAAACCAATCGTTCCTAATCCTCGCATGCCAGAAGTACGTTACGAACTTGGTGATTACAAATTACTTGCTGACTCGAAGGACTCTTTAAATTATTTATTTGATCTAATGACTGATAATCCTTCCACAGTTGTTGAGTTAAACTCACACACCGATACACGTGGTAGCGCCGTTAGTAACATGACACTTTCTGCTGCTCGTGCTCAATCATGTGTTGATTTTCTGGTAAAGGAAAAAGGAATTAACCCTAAGCGTTTAATTGCTAAAGGTTATGGTTTAACACAGCCAATTATTGCTGATGCAGTTATTGCTAAAGAGCCTTCTAAAGAAGGAAAAGAGGCTTTACATGCTAAGAACAGAAGAACATCATTTAAAATTCTAAGTTTCGATTTTGTTGATCCTAACGCTTCAAAGAATCCTGTTAAGCCAAAGAAAGCAACAGATGATGAGGATGAGGATGAAGAATAG
- the dacB gene encoding D-alanyl-D-alanine carboxypeptidase/D-alanyl-D-alanine endopeptidase, with protein sequence MFSKSILFLALLPLFTQAQLTAFEEEWKNDKDLKNASVGYCVMNAASSEVLAEYNSRQLLVPASTLKIVTTSAALSLLGANYKYETRIYYNGEYNKTSGVLNGDLIILGSGDPTLQSDNFSKDNTSVTDSWAKILKEKGLKEIKGNIIGDASYFERKIPSNWIWEDISNYYGAVPCGLSYHDNKFKVRYTTKENGSSAKIVDYSPAYLSNSITLVSDVTSQGTQDEAYAYGDPFSFTKEIHGTLPPNKTNYEIEVVLPDPALLCAENLYTSLQKIGIKCKTKSTHSNYKKTEQNLGDLIYTHFSPTLEKIIYFTNIKSNNHYCESLILTLGKGNAKTGLKTVQEYWVSRGLNSSEVFMDDASGLARINAISPHYQASLLSKVSKDNVNYKLFSNSLPIAGKQGSMSNLGKGKFIENNMHAKTGYITRARAYCGYVKTKSGKELSFSLIFNNYNCSVIEAKLKMEKFLVALGDL encoded by the coding sequence ATGTTCTCTAAATCTATTTTATTTCTTGCTCTCCTACCTTTATTCACGCAAGCACAACTGACTGCTTTTGAAGAAGAATGGAAAAACGATAAAGATTTAAAAAACGCTTCCGTTGGTTATTGTGTGATGAACGCTGCAAGTTCAGAAGTCCTTGCAGAATATAATTCTCGACAACTTTTAGTTCCAGCGAGTACCTTAAAAATTGTAACTACTTCTGCCGCGTTAAGTTTATTAGGAGCCAATTACAAATACGAAACACGTATTTATTATAACGGAGAATACAACAAAACAAGCGGTGTGCTAAATGGAGATCTTATCATTCTAGGAAGTGGAGACCCAACCCTTCAATCAGATAATTTTTCAAAGGACAATACTTCAGTTACTGATTCTTGGGCGAAAATTTTAAAAGAGAAAGGACTCAAAGAAATTAAGGGAAACATTATTGGTGATGCATCTTACTTTGAACGAAAGATACCGTCTAACTGGATTTGGGAAGATATCAGCAACTATTATGGAGCCGTGCCTTGCGGACTTTCCTATCATGATAACAAATTTAAAGTCCGCTACACAACAAAAGAAAATGGTAGTTCAGCCAAAATTGTAGATTATTCACCCGCTTATTTAAGCAATAGTATAACACTTGTTTCAGATGTTACTTCTCAAGGCACACAAGATGAAGCCTATGCGTACGGCGATCCATTTTCATTTACAAAAGAAATTCACGGCACACTTCCACCCAACAAAACCAATTATGAAATAGAAGTTGTTCTGCCCGATCCAGCCTTACTTTGTGCGGAGAATCTTTATACTTCACTTCAAAAAATTGGCATAAAATGTAAGACCAAGTCTACACATTCAAATTACAAAAAAACGGAGCAAAATTTGGGTGATTTAATTTACACACACTTCTCTCCTACCCTTGAAAAAATAATTTACTTCACAAACATTAAAAGTAATAACCATTACTGCGAATCACTTATACTCACGCTTGGAAAGGGTAACGCAAAAACTGGACTAAAAACTGTTCAAGAATATTGGGTTAGTCGTGGACTAAATTCAAGCGAAGTATTTATGGATGATGCAAGTGGCCTTGCCAGAATTAATGCTATTAGTCCACATTATCAGGCAAGTCTGTTAAGTAAAGTATCTAAAGACAATGTGAATTATAAATTGTTTAGCAACTCCTTACCAATTGCAGGCAAACAAGGAAGCATGAGTAATCTTGGAAAAGGAAAATTTATTGAAAACAACATGCATGCAAAAACAGGATACATCACACGTGCGCGCGCTTACTGTGGTTATGTAAAAACTAAATCTGGAAAGGAACTCAGCTTTTCACTCATATTTAATAATTATAACTGCTCAGTTATTGAAGCAAAGTTAAAAATGGAGAAATTTTTAGTGGCATTGGGGGACTTGTGA
- a CDS encoding dihydroorotase, which yields MNYLIKKATLVNEGEIGIYDVLIEREFISRIEREIDNTGNYKEINAEGLLLLPGAIDDQVHFREPGLTHKGEIYTEAKAAVAGGVTTYMEMPNTVPQATTVTELEKKYTRASQCSLANYSFFMGGTNHNLEEALKVDYSKVCGLKIFMGSSTGDMLVDHQPVLEGFFSKIKALIATHCEFDPMIKENQARIVAEYGEDIPAYFHPVIRNADACYKSSSMAVELAKKHNTRLHVLHISTAKELSLFSNKIPLKEKRITAEACIHHLWFCDDDYEKKGNYIKWNPSVKSAYDRDKIFEAVLNDTIDVIATDHAPHTIEEKEQSYLKAPSGGPLVQHSILAMLDFYHAKKISLEKIVQKMSHNVAELFRIEKRGYIREGYFADLVLVNLNKPTTVTKESLLYKCGWSPFEGHTFKSSISKTFVSGHLVYDEGKFDESKFGKRLSFKLDV from the coding sequence GTGAATTATCTAATAAAAAAAGCTACGCTTGTTAATGAAGGAGAAATTGGAATTTATGATGTTCTGATTGAACGGGAATTTATTTCGCGTATTGAGAGAGAAATAGACAACACCGGAAACTACAAAGAAATAAATGCCGAAGGCTTACTATTATTACCAGGTGCTATTGACGATCAAGTGCATTTTCGTGAACCTGGTTTAACGCACAAAGGTGAGATTTACACAGAGGCTAAGGCTGCTGTTGCAGGAGGCGTTACCACCTATATGGAAATGCCGAACACCGTTCCACAAGCAACTACTGTTACTGAATTAGAGAAAAAATATACCCGTGCTTCACAATGTTCCTTAGCGAATTACTCTTTCTTTATGGGTGGAACCAATCATAATTTGGAAGAGGCTCTTAAAGTGGATTATTCAAAAGTATGTGGTTTAAAAATCTTTATGGGTTCTTCCACCGGCGATATGCTTGTTGATCATCAGCCTGTATTAGAAGGTTTCTTTTCAAAAATAAAAGCGCTTATTGCTACGCACTGTGAATTTGACCCGATGATTAAAGAAAATCAGGCTCGCATTGTTGCAGAATATGGTGAAGATATTCCTGCCTATTTTCATCCCGTTATTCGCAATGCAGATGCCTGTTACAAGTCTTCTTCCATGGCGGTAGAACTTGCTAAAAAACACAACACACGTTTACATGTGTTACATATTTCTACAGCAAAAGAATTAAGTCTCTTTTCAAATAAAATTCCTTTAAAAGAAAAACGTATAACTGCCGAAGCGTGTATTCATCACTTATGGTTTTGCGACGACGATTACGAGAAAAAAGGGAATTACATTAAGTGGAATCCTTCGGTTAAATCGGCTTACGATCGCGATAAAATTTTTGAAGCAGTTTTAAATGATACTATTGATGTCATTGCTACAGATCACGCACCTCACACAATTGAAGAAAAAGAACAATCATACTTAAAAGCACCAAGTGGGGGTCCTTTAGTGCAGCACAGTATTTTAGCCATGTTAGATTTTTATCACGCCAAAAAAATAAGTCTTGAAAAAATCGTTCAAAAAATGAGTCATAATGTTGCTGAGCTTTTTAGAATAGAAAAACGCGGTTATATTCGTGAAGGTTATTTTGCTGATTTAGTTTTAGTAAATCTGAACAAACCAACAACCGTTACAAAAGAAAGTCTACTTTATAAATGTGGTTGGAGTCCATTCGAAGGGCATACTTTCAAAAGCAGTATTTCAAAGACTTTTGTGAGTGGACATTTAGTTTACGATGAAGGAAAGTTTGATGAATCTAAATTCGGTAAGCGTTTGAGTTTTAAATTAGATGTTTAG
- a CDS encoding UvrD-helicase domain-containing protein produces the protein MENFVVYKSSAGSGKTFTLVKEYLRLALCEEKKLSYNYKRILAVTFTNKAASEMKSRVIEALNQISYNQSLPFIGQLLSDELQLSAEELKKRSNYVLNHILHHYSDFSIGTIDSFTHKIVKTFAHDLKLPVNFTIEMDTQGFYEKVIASLFNKIGEDEYVSKLLKDYALNKAEDNAAWDPETQIQEFAKLLQKENSGEYIEKLKQFSSDELEAFRKQFLDFTKHYKTTLKTEAKKALELIRKNKLNDSDFYHKAAGPQSFFKKCIDNSVNLESTIKGRIIDAVTNNKWSNTDGSNKSILDSITNELNTLAKSLLNFISENYTYFSLCELLSKQMYPLMLLKKIEEISLEQKQEERLVFISEFNHKIFEIINNEPTPFIYERLGERYQHYLLDEFQDTSSLQWHNILPLLDNSLSNGWFNLIVGDGKQSIYRWRNANVKQFASLPDVENKDNNYNIDERAQALERNYSGKVLNTNFRSLKTIVEFNNAFFESLSNKLLSEESQTIYKDQLQLIKNPGEGYISIHYGKTEREQLDSFNCETIKEQILKAVRDGFAYKDICILARKNYHGNNIANYLVEQKIPVVSSDSLLLKNNLEINTIVSYLNYLVNRQDAISGAAVLNYLFQIEKINAADYHTYLTELSKNNSLFSIFKKVGIQLSEGDLSLNNLFDNCIEIIRALDLTKKGYHYVRFFLDEVNEFLVQKNSNISSFFDWWKSLSNRASMIIPENTDAVRIMTIHASKGLEFPVVIIPYCNWQIYKANDSWVNVKNDQIELPVGVINLSKKVSDSGFELEFETEKQEQLLDNLNLLYVAFTRAIERLHIIATSSITNKHESVSDWLYAFVGSQNDDTSENIYELGTTLTKQSKHSTSSLTQFALEPLNFNTNKNTIQIKASYLNNNEHNEEAKQQGLLIHWLLSKIRTSDDQTGALQSALLEGIVSKEEIPDLNKKLKDVLQHPELSTYFAPNISCKLEAELVTQTGDLLRPDRIVFNENETILIDYKTGKENNKTYFKQLYKYEAALMTMGYTNIKKLLVYVDEVKVVEVN, from the coding sequence TTGGAAAACTTTGTAGTATATAAATCAAGCGCGGGGAGCGGTAAAACTTTTACGCTCGTCAAAGAATACTTACGATTGGCTTTATGTGAGGAAAAAAAACTAAGCTACAATTACAAACGCATTCTCGCCGTCACTTTTACTAATAAAGCTGCCAGTGAAATGAAAAGCAGAGTGATAGAAGCTTTGAATCAAATCTCTTATAATCAAAGCCTACCCTTTATTGGGCAATTACTGTCTGATGAACTTCAATTATCGGCTGAAGAATTAAAAAAACGTTCCAACTATGTATTAAATCACATCTTGCATCACTATTCTGATTTTTCTATCGGAACCATTGATAGCTTCACCCACAAAATCGTTAAAACTTTTGCGCATGACCTCAAACTCCCAGTGAATTTCACTATTGAAATGGATACACAAGGTTTTTATGAAAAGGTAATCGCTTCTCTATTTAATAAAATAGGCGAAGATGAATACGTAAGCAAACTCCTTAAAGATTATGCCCTTAATAAAGCTGAGGACAATGCTGCCTGGGATCCAGAAACTCAAATACAAGAATTCGCAAAACTCTTACAAAAAGAAAATTCAGGTGAATACATCGAAAAGCTAAAACAATTTTCTTCAGATGAATTGGAAGCATTTCGTAAACAATTTCTGGACTTTACGAAACATTATAAAACAACTCTAAAAACGGAAGCAAAAAAAGCATTAGAACTTATTCGAAAAAACAAATTGAATGATTCGGATTTTTACCACAAAGCAGCGGGTCCACAAAGTTTCTTCAAAAAATGTATAGATAACTCTGTTAATTTAGAAAGCACCATAAAAGGCCGCATTATTGATGCTGTCACAAATAATAAATGGTCTAACACGGATGGATCAAATAAATCTATTCTTGACAGTATTACAAACGAATTAAACACACTTGCTAAAAGTCTTCTCAATTTTATTAGTGAAAACTATACATATTTTTCTTTATGCGAATTATTAAGCAAGCAAATGTACCCACTCATGCTGCTCAAAAAAATTGAAGAAATAAGTCTTGAACAAAAACAAGAAGAACGTTTGGTATTTATAAGTGAATTCAACCACAAAATATTTGAGATTATAAATAATGAACCTACTCCTTTTATTTATGAGCGGTTAGGAGAACGTTACCAGCATTATCTATTAGATGAGTTTCAAGATACCAGTAGTTTGCAATGGCATAATATTTTACCATTACTTGATAATTCACTTTCTAATGGTTGGTTCAATTTAATTGTTGGCGATGGAAAACAGAGCATTTACCGATGGAGAAACGCTAACGTAAAACAATTTGCATCTCTGCCAGATGTTGAAAACAAAGACAATAACTATAACATTGATGAACGTGCTCAGGCCTTAGAAAGAAATTATTCAGGTAAAGTATTGAACACAAACTTTAGGAGTTTAAAAACCATTGTAGAATTTAATAATGCTTTTTTTGAGTCTTTAAGCAATAAACTTCTTTCAGAAGAATCTCAAACTATTTATAAAGATCAATTACAACTTATAAAAAATCCCGGTGAAGGTTATATCAGTATTCATTATGGCAAGACTGAACGTGAACAATTGGATAGTTTTAATTGTGAAACGATAAAAGAACAAATTTTAAAAGCAGTGAGGGACGGTTTTGCTTATAAAGACATTTGTATACTTGCCCGCAAAAATTATCATGGCAATAATATTGCTAATTATTTAGTGGAACAAAAAATCCCGGTTGTGTCATCTGATTCACTTTTACTCAAAAACAATTTGGAGATAAACACAATTGTGAGCTACTTAAATTATTTAGTAAACCGCCAAGATGCCATTAGTGGTGCTGCTGTGCTGAACTACTTGTTTCAAATTGAGAAGATTAATGCCGCCGATTATCATACATATCTCACTGAACTTTCAAAAAACAATTCGCTTTTTTCCATTTTCAAAAAAGTAGGTATTCAACTCAGTGAAGGCGATTTGAGTTTAAATAACTTGTTCGATAATTGCATTGAAATAATTCGCGCTCTTGATCTTACAAAAAAGGGCTACCATTACGTTCGGTTTTTCCTCGATGAAGTAAATGAGTTTCTTGTGCAAAAGAATTCTAACATATCTTCGTTTTTCGATTGGTGGAAAAGCCTTAGCAATAGAGCTTCCATGATTATACCCGAGAATACAGATGCAGTTAGGATAATGACCATTCATGCCAGCAAAGGACTCGAATTCCCCGTTGTAATTATTCCTTATTGTAATTGGCAAATCTACAAGGCTAACGATAGTTGGGTAAACGTAAAAAATGATCAGATAGAACTACCGGTTGGTGTGATTAATCTCTCTAAAAAAGTTAGTGATTCAGGTTTTGAACTTGAATTTGAAACCGAAAAACAAGAACAACTGCTTGATAATCTTAATCTCTTATATGTTGCATTTACAAGGGCGATAGAACGACTTCATATTATTGCCACTTCAAGCATCACAAACAAACATGAATCCGTTAGTGATTGGCTATATGCTTTTGTAGGTTCTCAAAACGATGATACAAGCGAAAATATTTATGAGTTAGGTACAACTCTTACTAAACAATCTAAACACTCAACATCTAGTCTAACACAGTTTGCTCTTGAGCCTTTAAATTTTAATACAAACAAAAATACCATTCAAATAAAAGCCTCCTACCTCAACAATAATGAGCATAACGAAGAAGCAAAACAACAAGGACTTCTAATTCACTGGTTATTATCAAAAATAAGAACAAGTGACGATCAAACTGGCGCCTTACAATCAGCCTTATTGGAAGGAATAGTAAGCAAAGAAGAAATCCCTGACCTAAATAAAAAATTAAAAGATGTTCTTCAGCACCCTGAATTATCAACATATTTCGCACCAAATATCAGTTGCAAATTGGAGGCAGAACTTGTTACTCAAACTGGAGACTTATTGCGTCCCGATAGAATTGTATTTAATGAAAACGAAACAATTCTCATAGATTATAAAACAGGGAAAGAAAATAACAAAACATATTTCAAACAGCTTTACAAATACGAAGCGGCACTTATGACAATGGGTTACACAAATATTAAAAAACTACTTGTTTATGTTGATGAAGTAAAAGTTGTTGAAGTAAATTAA
- a CDS encoding C45 family peptidase, with translation MNKTLKKPSKLLLKTLLVFLILVVALAIYFIAAIYQPTPEIANREIEMQEVTTISVDFRKLGKNWLRKSESGLWEMYIEGDGFERGVVNGKLTKELAEFQETVFINQLKELVPSDSYLNFLKYFVAYFNRNMAKHISEEYLNEIYGVSLSASDKFDKLAPKYYRILNYHSAHDVGHALQDKNMAVGCTSFGVWKSRTEDGKLLLGRNFDFFAGDDFAKNKIVCFTKPTTGYKFMYVTWAGFTGVVSGMNDQGLTVTINASKSDIPKSAATPISLLAKEILQYAKNIDEAYSIAQKQQTFVSESIMIGSALDKSTAIIEKTPTKINLYSEEGEQLICSNHYRSKAFESNFINNKNIVESSSLYRKFRMEQLLSRTEKFNPKDVAKVLRNQNGLNDRKIGLTNEKGINQLIAHHSIIFKPEERLVWVSASPFQLGKYVCYDLNKFFEEAPKMVESKELQDISRTISADSFLYSKGYKDFLLFKQIKHYIQYCTKSPYDLKINEIHLKAFANSNPNSYFTYWILGDYYAKIKDNENAILYYSEALKKEVATEKEAYSIKERLLLLQKKGN, from the coding sequence ATGAATAAAACGCTTAAAAAGCCTTCAAAACTATTATTAAAGACACTTCTTGTTTTTTTGATTCTTGTTGTTGCCTTAGCAATTTATTTCATTGCCGCCATTTATCAACCAACCCCAGAAATTGCCAATAGAGAAATTGAAATGCAGGAAGTCACTACTATTTCAGTAGATTTCAGAAAACTTGGTAAGAATTGGTTACGAAAAAGTGAGTCTGGTCTATGGGAAATGTACATAGAAGGAGATGGTTTCGAGCGCGGGGTTGTAAATGGAAAACTCACGAAGGAACTTGCCGAATTTCAAGAGACCGTTTTTATCAATCAACTTAAAGAACTTGTACCATCAGATAGTTACCTCAACTTCTTAAAATATTTTGTGGCATACTTTAATCGCAACATGGCAAAACATATTTCAGAAGAATATCTTAATGAAATATACGGAGTATCATTAAGCGCTTCTGATAAATTCGATAAACTCGCTCCAAAATATTACCGCATTTTAAACTACCACAGTGCGCACGATGTTGGGCATGCCTTACAAGATAAAAATATGGCTGTAGGTTGTACGTCTTTTGGCGTTTGGAAAAGTAGGACAGAAGATGGCAAATTACTATTGGGAAGAAATTTTGATTTTTTCGCCGGAGATGATTTTGCGAAAAATAAAATCGTGTGTTTTACAAAACCTACAACCGGTTATAAGTTTATGTATGTTACCTGGGCTGGTTTTACGGGAGTAGTTTCAGGCATGAATGATCAAGGACTCACGGTTACTATCAATGCTTCTAAGTCAGACATTCCCAAAAGTGCTGCGACGCCTATTTCATTATTAGCAAAAGAAATTTTACAGTACGCGAAAAATATAGACGAAGCTTATTCAATTGCACAAAAACAACAAACATTCGTTTCTGAATCTATCATGATTGGGTCAGCTCTTGACAAAAGCACTGCCATAATCGAAAAAACACCGACTAAAATTAATTTATATTCCGAAGAGGGCGAACAACTCATTTGCTCTAATCACTACAGAAGCAAAGCCTTTGAAAGTAATTTTATAAATAACAAAAACATTGTTGAAAGTTCATCGCTATACAGAAAATTCAGGATGGAACAATTGCTTTCGCGCACTGAAAAATTTAATCCAAAAGATGTTGCCAAAGTACTGCGAAATCAAAATGGGTTAAATGACCGTAAAATTGGGCTGACTAACGAAAAAGGAATTAATCAATTGATTGCCCATCATTCCATTATTTTTAAACCGGAAGAAAGGCTTGTTTGGGTTTCAGCATCACCTTTTCAATTAGGGAAATATGTTTGTTACGACTTAAACAAATTCTTTGAAGAAGCTCCAAAAATGGTTGAATCCAAGGAACTACAAGACATTTCAAGAACTATTTCAGCAGACTCTTTCCTGTATTCAAAAGGGTATAAAGACTTTTTATTATTCAAACAAATCAAACACTACATACAGTATTGCACCAAAAGTCCGTACGATCTAAAAATAAATGAAATTCATTTAAAAGCATTTGCCAATTCCAATCCTAACAGCTATTTTACCTACTGGATTTTGGGTGATTATTATGCTAAAATAAAAGATAACGAAAACGCTATTCTTTATTATTCGGAAGCACTTAAAAAAGAAGTCGCAACAGAAAAAGAAGCTTACAGTATTAAAGAACGTTTATTGTTATTGCAAAAAAAAGGAAATTAA
- a CDS encoding phenylacetate--CoA ligase family protein, with amino-acid sequence MVGIEHSALKKQILYLANHSPFYKRMFEKNAISTDSIQSIEDLQKIPFTEKEDLQNFTSDFICVPKSKLIDFVTTSGTTGKPVTLALTDSDLERLALNEYNSFKTAGVKEEDIIQLMTTIDRRFMAGLAYFLGARKLGAGIIRVGNGLPELQWDTIKEIKPTVIICVPSFILKLIEFAEENNIDFKKSSIKKAICIGESIRNADFSLNTLGEKITQKWNIQLHSTYASSEMATAFTECEMFQGGHLQSELIIPEIVDDNGFPAKEGEAGELVITTLGVEGMPLLRFKTGDICIAYSEPCGCGLESLRLSPVLGRKKQMIKYKGTSLYPNTIYSILDENELVKNYQVEVTNNSSGTDEIKIYIGINTDEMPLKTKLMDTFRAKLRVVPELVFLSPEKVTDLLLPDSSRKPLKFIDRRK; translated from the coding sequence ATGGTCGGCATCGAACATAGCGCCCTGAAGAAACAGATTTTGTATTTGGCAAATCATTCTCCATTTTATAAACGGATGTTTGAGAAGAATGCCATTTCTACAGATAGCATACAAAGTATTGAAGACCTTCAGAAAATACCTTTTACAGAAAAAGAAGATCTACAAAATTTTACAAGTGATTTTATTTGTGTACCTAAAAGTAAACTGATAGATTTTGTAACCACCTCTGGAACAACAGGAAAACCAGTCACTCTAGCCCTAACAGATTCAGATTTAGAAAGGCTTGCATTAAACGAGTACAACTCATTTAAAACTGCCGGTGTAAAAGAAGAGGACATTATTCAGTTGATGACAACCATAGACAGAAGATTTATGGCAGGCCTTGCTTACTTTTTAGGCGCACGAAAATTAGGAGCTGGCATTATTCGTGTTGGAAATGGGCTTCCGGAACTTCAGTGGGATACAATTAAAGAGATTAAACCAACTGTAATTATTTGCGTTCCGTCTTTTATTTTAAAATTGATTGAATTTGCTGAAGAGAATAATATTGACTTCAAAAAATCATCAATTAAAAAAGCTATTTGTATTGGAGAAAGTATTCGTAATGCGGATTTTTCTTTAAACACACTTGGAGAAAAGATTACTCAAAAATGGAATATACAATTACATTCCACTTATGCATCGAGTGAAATGGCAACAGCGTTTACAGAATGTGAAATGTTTCAAGGCGGCCATTTACAATCTGAATTAATAATTCCAGAAATAGTAGATGATAATGGCTTTCCAGCTAAAGAAGGAGAAGCGGGAGAACTAGTAATTACAACTCTTGGTGTAGAAGGAATGCCTCTTTTACGTTTTAAAACAGGTGACATTTGTATCGCCTATTCAGAACCTTGCGGCTGTGGACTTGAAAGCCTTCGCTTAAGTCCAGTGCTTGGTCGAAAAAAACAAATGATAAAATACAAAGGCACCAGTTTATACCCGAATACTATTTATAGTATTTTGGATGAAAATGAACTGGTGAAAAATTATCAGGTTGAAGTAACAAACAATTCATCAGGAACCGATGAAATAAAAATTTATATTGGGATAAATACGGACGAAATGCCGTTGAAAACAAAACTAATGGATACCTTTAGAGCGAAACTAAGGGTAGTTCCTGAACTAGTATTTTTATCTCCAGAAAAAGTAACCGACCTATTGCTGCCCGATAGCAGCAGAAAACCGCTTAAATTTATAGATAGAAGAAAGTAA